Proteins encoded by one window of Acidobacteriota bacterium:
- a CDS encoding matrixin family metalloprotease — translation MKFKLTRKTIFGLLIAAAFTIGLALPAQISQAYVYLTCDDGTDPITWSEECDDCARMHVNTVSFPAGNPFTTEVNAAMDTWNAVERSNFTFIKLLDTNGTYGHNDVNEVVFDEIDGPGDTLAVTHTWYNLCYPFDDADIKEADVIFDVDENWYTSAFSYTSPNIHFRTVAVHEFGHALGLKHEDDVLDTMNSFYPNGGPLSYSKLMIPTADARQGLRFLYPQGGTAKPDLVALNYKRTGAGSSALVSGPAGAADGTNVTIESTFQNIGSAASGNFNIGFYLSTNNYITTFDTLLGTNVGAHVSAGGTVTFSRTLHIPAGTPPGVYYLGVLLDKDNNVDEWDNSAANNGLAQPRTITIY, via the coding sequence ATGAAATTCAAGCTGACACGCAAGACAATTTTCGGGCTACTCATTGCCGCAGCCTTCACCATTGGCCTGGCCTTGCCCGCGCAAATCAGCCAAGCCTATGTTTACCTGACCTGCGATGACGGCACCGACCCTATCACCTGGAGCGAAGAGTGCGACGATTGCGCGCGCATGCATGTCAACACGGTCTCGTTCCCCGCCGGCAATCCGTTCACGACCGAAGTGAATGCCGCGATGGACACCTGGAATGCGGTGGAGCGTTCCAACTTCACCTTTATCAAATTGCTCGACACCAACGGCACATACGGCCACAACGATGTCAACGAAGTCGTCTTCGACGAGATTGACGGCCCGGGCGACACGCTGGCCGTGACACACACCTGGTACAACCTCTGCTATCCGTTTGACGATGCCGACATCAAAGAGGCGGATGTGATCTTCGATGTGGATGAAAATTGGTATACGTCGGCGTTTAGTTATACGTCGCCGAACATTCACTTCCGCACCGTCGCCGTGCACGAGTTCGGTCACGCGCTGGGCTTGAAACACGAAGACGACGTGCTCGACACGATGAATTCGTTTTACCCGAATGGCGGCCCGCTCTCGTACAGCAAACTGATGATCCCGACCGCCGACGCGCGGCAAGGGCTGCGCTTCCTCTACCCGCAAGGCGGCACCGCCAAACCCGATCTGGTCGCCTTGAATTACAAACGCACGGGCGCGGGGTCGAGCGCGCTGGTCAGCGGGCCTGCGGGCGCGGCGGATGGCACGAACGTGACGATTGAAAGCACATTCCAAAACATCGGCAGCGCCGCGTCAGGCAATTTCAACATCGGGTTTTATCTCTCGACCAACAACTACATCACGACCTTTGACACGTTGCTGGGCACCAACGTCGGCGCGCACGTTTCGGCGGGCGGCACGGTGACCTTCTCACGCACCTTGCACATTCCCGCCGGCACTCCGCCGGGCGTGTATTACCTGGGCGTGTTGCTGGACAAAGACAATAACGTGGACGAATGGGACAACAGCGCGGCCAACAACGGGCTGGCTCAACCGCGCACGATCACGATCTATTGA
- a CDS encoding sugar phosphate isomerase/epimerase gives MKELGIVADEISRDFRAAARVGMQAGLRRYEIRFLQSGRAPLCDAAELGEIERICAGEGLTLTALSPGLFKWTDTPEKFRHEMAEVFPRAVEWAQRWKLPALIVFGFQKPGATEANADTVIAEAPPLWVLDCLAEAAARASAANLKLLIEPEPVCFADSAAAAARMIRAVDSPALGINYDPCNDAWRWRRDPLAEFAEAAPFIANVHIKDQLAAPRGSGLPTWVVPGGGMLDWRGHLRAVKESGYGGPLSLEPHINGELETIRQCKAAVETYLTELEWQ, from the coding sequence ATGAAAGAACTAGGCATCGTCGCCGATGAAATCAGCCGTGACTTTCGCGCCGCCGCGCGCGTCGGCATGCAAGCGGGTTTGCGCCGCTACGAAATCCGTTTCTTGCAATCGGGCCGCGCGCCGCTGTGCGATGCCGCAGAGCTTGGCGAGATCGAACGCATCTGCGCGGGCGAAGGGCTGACACTGACCGCGCTCTCGCCGGGCTTGTTCAAATGGACGGACACGCCGGAAAAGTTTCGACACGAAATGGCCGAGGTTTTTCCGCGCGCGGTCGAATGGGCGCAGCGCTGGAAGCTGCCAGCCCTGATCGTCTTCGGTTTTCAGAAACCGGGCGCGACGGAGGCGAACGCGGACACGGTCATTGCCGAAGCACCGCCGCTGTGGGTGTTGGATTGTTTGGCCGAAGCGGCGGCACGGGCAAGCGCAGCCAACCTCAAACTGTTGATTGAACCGGAGCCAGTTTGCTTTGCCGATTCGGCAGCAGCAGCGGCACGAATGATTCGCGCAGTTGATTCGCCCGCGCTCGGCATCAACTACGACCCGTGCAACGATGCGTGGAGGTGGCGGCGCGATCCGCTGGCTGAGTTTGCCGAGGCGGCACCGTTCATCGCCAATGTCCACATCAAAGACCAGCTTGCTGCGCCGCGTGGCAGCGGCCTGCCTACCTGGGTCGTGCCGGGCGGCGGGATGCTGGATTGGCGCGGTCATTTGCGGGCAGTGAAAGAAAGCGGCTACGGCGGGCCGCTTTCGCTGGAGCCGCATATCAACGGCGAGCTGGAAACAATTCGACAATGCAAAGCGGCAGTGGAAACTTATCTGACGGAGCTTGAATGGCAATGA
- a CDS encoding Gfo/Idh/MocA family oxidoreductase: MTRERLRAAFVGCGGIAEHYLSVYRDLAGVSVVTCIDPDLKRAAHAAALATNAEQAKLQPRTTADFNDALAADVDVVVINTPNHLHRDQAVAALAAGKHLLLQKPVATSLADAVVIAEAAAQAARRGVISGLYLSYFDQPLMHDLRAMNEQGWFGDIAHLYARLMHRGGLAVARQLQRGETNWRASLAQTGGGCFIQLAVHYVHLFRWLLDSPIVRVAAMTKNLHCPGIEGEDLACAILEFGNGALATLDMAWNTAGEQLAVHGTRGTAEYLGNQTLILDSDAGAFNGNVIKYAANSASQAPGAPGAAVTQQTLTITAPLLGEVHNPFNQHRLFLEAVCAGRPAPVSIASGVEDLRVVHAVYEAARTGQAVKL, from the coding sequence ATGACACGTGAACGACTGCGCGCCGCCTTTGTCGGTTGCGGCGGCATCGCCGAACATTACTTGAGTGTGTACCGCGATCTCGCCGGTGTCAGTGTGGTGACCTGCATTGATCCCGATTTGAAGCGGGCCGCGCACGCGGCAGCACTGGCGACAAATGCCGAGCAAGCTAAACTGCAACCACGTACCACTGCCGATTTCAACGACGCACTGGCCGCCGATGTTGATGTCGTCGTCATCAACACCCCCAACCATTTGCATCGCGATCAAGCCGTGGCGGCGCTGGCGGCGGGCAAACACCTGCTGTTGCAAAAACCTGTGGCAACATCGTTGGCAGATGCCGTCGTGATTGCTGAAGCCGCTGCGCAAGCCGCACGACGCGGCGTCATCAGCGGGCTGTATCTCAGCTATTTCGATCAGCCCCTGATGCACGACCTGCGCGCAATGAATGAACAAGGCTGGTTTGGCGACATCGCGCATCTTTACGCGCGCCTGATGCATCGCGGCGGCTTGGCGGTCGCGCGGCAATTGCAACGCGGTGAAACCAATTGGCGGGCGTCGCTGGCGCAAACGGGCGGCGGTTGTTTTATCCAGTTGGCCGTGCATTATGTGCACCTCTTTCGCTGGTTGCTGGATTCGCCCATCGTGCGCGTCGCGGCGATGACCAAAAACCTGCACTGCCCCGGCATCGAAGGCGAAGACCTCGCCTGCGCGATTCTAGAATTTGGCAACGGCGCGCTGGCGACCTTGGATATGGCCTGGAACACGGCGGGCGAACAGCTTGCAGTGCACGGCACGCGCGGCACGGCTGAATACCTGGGCAATCAAACGCTGATTCTCGATTCGGATGCGGGCGCGTTCAACGGTAATGTCATCAAGTATGCCGCCAACAGCGCCAGCCAAGCGCCTGGCGCTCCCGGCGCGGCTGTCACGCAGCAAACCTTAACGATCACCGCGCCCTTGCTGGGCGAGGTGCATAATCCGTTCAACCAGCATCGGCTCTTTTTGGAGGCCGTGTGCGCTGGCCGCCCCGCGCCGGTTTCCATTGCCTCTGGCGTCGAAGATTTGCGCGTCGTGCACGCCGTTTATGAAGCGGCGCGCACGGGACAAGCCGTCAAGTTATAA
- a CDS encoding alpha/beta fold hydrolase produces the protein MRNRIGLPTLNRRALLRSLAAAFFLPAQARAPHNRAEWQQARAATLAAMQRVMGALPPRAKQAVEMETLEREDLSAFTRTKICYLSEPGDWVPAYLLVPKRPKRHAPAMLCLHQTVKIGKAEPAGLGGNPELHYAQELAERGFVCLAPDYPYLGENSFDPYQHGYASCTMKGIVNHMRAVDLLQSLPQVNAQRLGVIGHSLGGHNALFVAAFDERLKAIVTSCGFTSFGKYYGGDLTGWSGVRYMPRIAEQFGKDSALMPFDFPDVLAALAPRPLFINAPLRDANFEVNGVRDCVAAAQPVYEKVFRVGGRLQAVYPDAAHSFPDEQRAQAYAFLERWLRR, from the coding sequence ATGCGCAATCGAATCGGACTCCCGACGCTCAATCGCCGCGCGTTGCTGCGTTCATTGGCAGCCGCATTCTTCCTTCCTGCTCAAGCTCGCGCTCCGCATAACCGCGCCGAATGGCAGCAAGCCCGCGCCGCCACACTCGCCGCCATGCAACGCGTGATGGGCGCATTGCCGCCGCGTGCCAAACAGGCCGTTGAGATGGAGACCCTCGAACGCGAAGACCTGTCCGCCTTCACCCGCACCAAGATTTGCTACTTGAGCGAGCCGGGCGATTGGGTACCCGCCTATTTGCTCGTGCCCAAACGCCCGAAGCGCCACGCGCCCGCCATGCTCTGCCTGCATCAAACCGTCAAAATCGGCAAAGCCGAACCGGCGGGCCTCGGCGGCAATCCCGAATTGCATTACGCCCAAGAACTGGCCGAACGCGGCTTCGTCTGCCTCGCCCCAGATTATCCGTATCTCGGTGAAAACAGCTTTGACCCTTATCAACACGGTTACGCCAGTTGCACCATGAAAGGCATCGTCAACCACATGCGCGCCGTAGACCTCTTGCAATCCCTGCCGCAAGTGAATGCCCAACGCCTCGGCGTCATCGGGCATTCGCTCGGCGGACACAATGCGCTGTTTGTCGCGGCGTTTGACGAACGCCTCAAAGCCATCGTGACGAGTTGCGGCTTCACTTCGTTTGGCAAGTACTACGGCGGCGATTTGACGGGCTGGAGCGGGGTGCGCTATATGCCGCGCATCGCGGAACAGTTCGGCAAAGACTCGGCGCTTATGCCGTTTGATTTTCCGGACGTGTTGGCGGCGCTGGCCCCGCGTCCGCTATTCATCAATGCGCCGTTGCGGGATGCGAATTTTGAGGTGAACGGCGTGCGCGATTGTGTGGCGGCGGCACAGCCAGTCTATGAAAAGGTGTTTCGAGTTGGTGGACGGTTGCAGGCGGTTTATCCCGACGCAGCGCATTCATTTCCCGACGAACAAAGAGCACAAGCGTATGCGTTTCTCGAACGCTGGCTGAGGCGTTGA
- a CDS encoding neutral/alkaline non-lysosomal ceramidase N-terminal domain-containing protein, which translates to MKRIFLVTLVLLCGALTAAAKPLKAGLARAVITPEQPTWLSGYAARNKPSEGKLHDLWVKALALEDERGNRVVLVTSDILGFSREVAATIAGRAQQQFGLRREQLMLNSSHTHTAPIVRSNLIGAYDLDAEQTARVAAFAERLQDQAVRVIGAALQDLAPAKISFGHGVGGFARNRRQRAADGSIRIGVNEAGPVDHDVPVLLIESEDGKTRGIVFGYACHNTTLTGEHYTISGDYAGFAQLAIEAEHPGATAMFVMGCGADINPYPRSKLENAQAHGTALAAVVTQVLQSSRLNISGTFKTAFERIALPFGPLPTREEFTARLNDKDVFKQRHAKRMLERYARDGKLAGDYPYTIQVFQLGKDFTLIGLAGEVVTDYVLRLKRELGARGLWVAGYTNEVMAYIPSARMFSEGGYEVVDSMIYYDQPASWSPALEEKIIGKTRELARRVGRKSTR; encoded by the coding sequence ATGAAAAGAATCTTCCTCGTCACCCTCGTGCTGTTGTGCGGGGCGCTTACGGCTGCCGCCAAACCGCTAAAAGCCGGGCTGGCCCGCGCCGTCATTACGCCCGAACAACCGACCTGGCTGTCGGGGTATGCCGCACGCAACAAACCGTCGGAAGGCAAGCTGCACGACCTCTGGGTCAAGGCGCTGGCGCTAGAAGACGAACGCGGCAACCGCGTCGTACTCGTCACCAGCGACATCCTCGGCTTTTCGCGCGAGGTCGCCGCGACCATTGCCGGGCGCGCGCAACAGCAATTCGGGTTGCGCCGCGAACAGTTGATGCTCAACTCGTCGCACACGCACACCGCACCCATCGTGCGTTCCAATTTGATCGGTGCGTATGACCTCGACGCCGAACAAACCGCGCGCGTCGCTGCGTTTGCGGAACGGTTGCAAGATCAAGCCGTGCGCGTCATCGGCGCGGCGTTGCAAGACCTGGCCCCGGCCAAAATTTCGTTCGGGCACGGCGTGGGCGGCTTCGCCAGGAACCGCCGCCAACGCGCCGCCGATGGCAGCATCCGCATCGGCGTCAACGAGGCTGGCCCCGTAGACCATGACGTGCCCGTGCTGCTGATCGAATCTGAAGACGGCAAAACACGCGGCATTGTCTTCGGCTACGCCTGCCACAACACGACGCTGACGGGCGAGCATTACACTATCAGCGGCGATTATGCGGGCTTCGCGCAATTGGCTATCGAAGCCGAACATCCCGGCGCGACGGCCATGTTCGTGATGGGTTGCGGCGCCGACATCAATCCGTACCCGCGCAGCAAGCTCGAAAACGCCCAGGCTCACGGCACAGCATTGGCTGCCGTTGTCACGCAAGTTTTGCAAAGCAGCCGCCTGAACATCAGCGGCACATTCAAGACCGCGTTTGAACGCATCGCCCTGCCCTTCGGCCCGTTGCCCACGCGCGAAGAATTCACGGCACGGTTGAATGACAAAGATGTCTTCAAACAACGCCACGCCAAACGCATGCTCGAACGCTATGCGCGCGACGGGAAGCTGGCGGGCGACTATCCCTACACGATCCAGGTCTTCCAACTCGGCAAAGACTTCACGCTGATTGGGTTGGCGGGCGAAGTCGTAACCGATTATGTGTTGCGGCTCAAACGCGAATTGGGCGCGCGCGGCTTGTGGGTCGCGGGTTATACCAACGAAGTCATGGCTTACATCCCGTCGGCGCGGATGTTCAGCGAGGGCGGGTATGAAGTGGTGGATTCGATGATCTACTACGATCAGCCGGCTTCCTGGTCGCCAGCATTGGAAGAGAAGATCATCGGCAAAACACGTGAATTGGCGCGGCGGGTGGGACGGAAATCAACGAGATGA
- a CDS encoding amidohydrolase family protein, which translates to MNSHTLSRRAFVTATTATACAHLLPNPRAAEPLAEALIDIHQHTHYWGRDDTGLVMHQQALGATKTVLLPGGTYDGLEGYIYSNESCMALVKRYPDKFVTFANETTQAPDARATIEKYLKQGAIGIGEQKFRVESDSVYSQRMAELAQEYNVPILLHFQYGKFNTNFARFEQMLKKFLKVNFIGHAQSVWGNVDLNHDQSVLYPTGKVTQGGLTDRWLRDYPNFFADLSAGSGLNSVTRDEEHARGFFARHQNKLLYGSDCQDIDTKVKECCGIRMIEAIHRLASPAVARKLLYENARRVLKIN; encoded by the coding sequence ATGAACTCTCACACGCTTTCACGACGCGCGTTCGTTACAGCAACAACGGCAACCGCCTGTGCGCACTTGCTGCCAAATCCGCGCGCGGCAGAACCGCTGGCAGAAGCATTGATAGACATTCACCAGCACACGCATTACTGGGGCCGCGACGACACGGGGCTGGTGATGCATCAGCAGGCCCTGGGCGCGACCAAAACTGTCTTGCTGCCGGGCGGGACATACGATGGGTTGGAAGGGTATATCTACAGCAACGAATCGTGCATGGCGCTGGTCAAACGCTACCCCGACAAGTTCGTGACGTTCGCCAACGAAACGACGCAAGCGCCGGATGCCCGCGCGACGATTGAGAAATACTTGAAGCAAGGCGCCATCGGCATCGGCGAACAGAAGTTCCGCGTCGAGAGTGATTCGGTGTATTCGCAGCGCATGGCCGAACTGGCGCAGGAATACAACGTGCCGATTCTGCTGCATTTTCAGTACGGCAAATTCAACACGAACTTCGCGCGCTTTGAGCAGATGCTCAAAAAGTTCCTCAAGGTCAATTTCATCGGCCACGCGCAATCGGTCTGGGGCAACGTTGATCTCAACCACGATCAGTCAGTGCTTTATCCAACCGGCAAAGTCACGCAAGGTGGTTTGACCGACCGCTGGTTGCGCGACTATCCGAATTTCTTTGCCGATCTCTCAGCAGGTTCGGGGTTGAATTCGGTCACGCGTGACGAAGAACACGCGCGCGGTTTTTTTGCGCGCCATCAAAACAAACTGCTCTATGGCAGCGACTGCCAAGACATTGATACGAAGGTGAAAGAGTGTTGCGGCATCCGCATGATCGAAGCCATTCACCGGCTGGCAAGTCCGGCAGTCGCGCGCAAGTTGCTGTACGAAAATGCGCGGCGCGTCTTGAAGATCAACTAA
- a CDS encoding DUF1501 domain-containing protein, which produces MKQDLSRRNFLKLTASTGLSAGMVAALGQFEQAAAAQAQDYKALVCLFLFGGNDGHNMVIPMSASEYPVYQAKRGGLALTGNHLLPITTTNGGQYAFNYGMVELQQLFQQGKLAVVANTGTLSQPTTQQQYQQNAVPLPTQLFSHSDQVVQMQAGLAANTGWGGRICDLVQANNANSTFPASISFNGAALFCNGQVVSGTSLQPGNDLSQYAMSGGWPLAATDARATAQKQLVTLNNSNRLVAAADKIMSDTWALNGLLKGIGNNGGLTTVFPSSQLGNQLKDIARYISLRAQTGVGRQVFFCGLGGFDTHSGQDYQQWVLLQQVSQALKAFYDATVEMGIANQVTAFTLSDFGRSLQPSGTGTDHGWGSHYLALGGAVLGGQVYGKFPLLNQADSAYDPNAFADNRGVLLPSTSLAQYGATLAKWFGAPTAQLTGLFPELANFGQQDLGFLA; this is translated from the coding sequence ATGAAACAAGATTTATCCCGACGCAATTTTCTCAAACTCACGGCGAGCACGGGCCTGAGTGCGGGCATGGTCGCCGCGCTCGGTCAATTCGAACAGGCCGCCGCCGCGCAGGCACAGGATTACAAAGCGCTGGTCTGCCTATTCCTATTCGGCGGCAACGACGGCCACAACATGGTCATTCCCATGTCGGCCAGCGAATACCCGGTGTACCAAGCCAAACGCGGCGGCCTGGCGTTGACCGGCAATCACCTGTTGCCGATCACGACCACGAATGGCGGGCAGTACGCGTTCAATTACGGCATGGTCGAGCTACAGCAATTGTTTCAGCAAGGCAAGCTGGCGGTGGTCGCCAACACGGGCACCTTGAGCCAGCCGACGACACAGCAGCAGTATCAGCAAAACGCGGTGCCGCTGCCGACGCAACTGTTTTCGCATTCCGATCAAGTCGTGCAAATGCAGGCGGGCTTGGCGGCGAATACTGGCTGGGGCGGACGTATCTGTGATTTGGTGCAGGCGAACAATGCGAACTCAACCTTTCCGGCTTCGATCTCATTTAATGGCGCGGCGCTGTTTTGCAACGGCCAGGTCGTGTCGGGCACGAGTTTGCAACCCGGCAACGATCTGAGCCAATACGCGATGAGCGGCGGCTGGCCCTTGGCTGCGACCGACGCCCGCGCTACGGCGCAAAAGCAACTGGTCACGCTCAATAACAGCAATCGCCTCGTCGCGGCGGCGGACAAAATCATGAGCGATACCTGGGCGCTCAACGGCCTGCTCAAAGGCATCGGCAACAACGGCGGATTGACGACCGTATTCCCCAGCAGCCAACTTGGCAATCAGTTAAAAGACATCGCCCGTTACATCAGTTTGCGCGCGCAAACCGGGGTCGGGCGGCAGGTCTTTTTCTGCGGGCTGGGCGGCTTCGACACGCACAGCGGGCAGGATTACCAGCAATGGGTGTTGCTGCAACAGGTCAGCCAGGCGTTGAAGGCGTTTTATGACGCGACCGTCGAGATGGGCATCGCCAATCAGGTCACGGCGTTTACGCTGTCGGATTTCGGGCGCAGCTTGCAACCCAGCGGCACCGGCACCGATCACGGCTGGGGCAGCCACTATCTGGCACTCGGCGGCGCAGTGCTGGGCGGTCAGGTTTACGGCAAGTTCCCGCTGCTGAATCAGGCCGATTCGGCGTATGACCCGAATGCGTTTGCCGACAATCGCGGCGTACTGTTGCCCTCGACCTCGCTGGCGCAATACGGCGCGACCCTGGCGAAATGGTTCGGGGCACCAACCGCACAATTGACCGGCTTGTTCCCTGAACTCGCCAATTTCGGCCAGCAAGACTTAGGCTTCCTGGCCTAA